The following is a genomic window from Candidatus Vondammii sp. HM_W22.
CAGGGAAATTCAGCGCAATGGGGGAATGAACCGCTATCATGCAAATATTGCTGATAGTAAAGCTTGGGATCGTGCTCGTAGGCTAAAGCTGTGTAGACTTGCCCAGTGAGATAATCTTCGTAAAATCGTAGCCGATAAGCTTTCAAGAGTGGTCTCCTGAGCAGATATCTGGCTGGCTAAAGCGAAATTACCCAGAGAATGAGAAGTTACGTGTGTCACACGAAACCATCTATAAAAGCCTATTCATTCAGTCTCGTTGCGTATTGAAAAAAGAGCTTCAAAGACATCTTAGAACGCAAAGAGTCTTTCGGCAGTCCAGGCATAGTAATATTAAAAGGCTACCCAGAAGTGGCATTATTGATGGTATTTCCATAATCGCCCACCTGAAATTGAAGACCGGGCCGTCCCTGGCCACTGGGAAGGCGATTTGATCTCAGGTTCTTCCAATACTCATATAGCTACGTTAGTAGAGTGTCACTCGCGATTTACTATGCTCGTTAAAGTCGCAGGGAAAGACACTAATTCGGTTGTTTCCGCACTCACGAAACAGGTTAAAAAACTTCCAGACAAGCTGGTACAGGCATTAACTTGGAATAGGGGGATGGAGCTTGCCGGTCACAAGAAATTTACTATGGCGACAGATGCAAAAGTCTACTTTTGTGACCCACAAAGTCCATGGCAAAGAGAGACCAATGAAAATACAAATCGGCTATTGAGGCAGTACTTTCCGAAGAAAATAGACTTATCGATTTACTCTCAGGCACAATTAGATCGCGTGGCGAAAAAATTCAATCAACGACCGAGAAAAACATTGGACTTCGCCACTCCTGCAGATAAACTAAATGATGGTATTGCATCGACCCCTTGAATCTACATTGGGGCTGTTTGTGAAGACGTACGAAAGAACTCCTGAGACAGCAAGCTGTTCAACTCCGCCTGCAAGGAAAGAGCTTTAAGGAAACAGGCGGTTTATTGAATATTCATCCAAATACCGCTGGACAGTGGTATAAGTGCTGTCGTGTCGGTAGCAAAGAAACTCTAGCCATCGCGAAGCGAGGACCAAAAAATGCACACTATCGCCTGACTGAAGCTAACGATTCTGGATCATATGGTGGATCAATACAAACTCGGTTTTGCGCTCTGAATTCGAGGTTCCATTGCTCAGCTTATTAAGCAGTTTTGAGGAATTAACATCCCTGTGCGGACTATGTCCGACTGCCTTAAGCGCTAGGTTTTTACTCCTCAAAAGCCAGCCTGGGAGAAAATTCCAGGCAAAAATAGATGCCTGATTGAAAGATGAGTATCCTGGCATTGAGGAGCGGGCTAAAAAAGAGAATGCCACTATATTCTGGGGTGATGAAACGAGTATAAAAAATACCACGCAGCATGGTCGCTGTCATGCTCCGCAAGGACAAACGCCAGTACAGCGGCTCCCGTCCAAGCGGGTGTCGCTGAATATGATTTCAGCCTGCGAATCAGGGTGAAGTACAGCTTCATGCTGTATGAGCCAGCCATGAATGCAAAAGTGCTGATCAAATTCCCAAGGGCACTGATTGAATCTACACCGGGAAAGGGAAAGGTATTCTGATACTGGACAATCTACGAGTGCATCACGCCAAAAAAGCGAAGCGCTGGTTACCTAACCGGGCCGTAAACGCTATCAGGAAATTTTTTTTGCCTACCTATTCACCGGAACTAAACCCTGACGAGTATCTGAATTGTGATCTGAAAAGCATGCTTCATAGCGGAGAGGCGATTCGTTCTGTGAACGACCTGAAAAAGAGAACACGATCCTGTGTGCGAGCCTTGCAAAAGAAGCCTGAACGAGTGAAAAGTTACCTCAATGCGACATACATGAGGTACGCTGCCTAGTAAGTGTATTTTGCCGCTTGAGCTAATATATTGAAAGGAAACGCCTCAATAACACTATGCTACTGTCTTTCGGAAAGTATAGCCAATTCAGCCGTTATATCAAAAATAATATTCCACCCCATATACCATACGAGAAACCGGAACACCGGCTATTAATTGAAGATAGGCCAAAACATCGCATTGAGCCATATGGATCATCACGCCGTTGGCTGTTGAGCCCAGAGCAGCAGTTGAAAACCGTGTCACCCACGGTGGCCTATAATAATCAGGTCGACACTCTTCCCTTCTGCAACCCGTAAAACCTCCTCTTTAGCCAGACCAAGCGCCACACAACGCTTGGCATTAGAAACACCATGGGTGATAGCCAGTTCCTTCAACTCCACCTCCGCATGCCGAACCAGTTGTGCCTCGAGAAGCATCTGATCAGACTTATGCATATTCGACGGTACATCGAACGCTTGTATCCCACCACATGAATAATGCTCAATTTCGCCGCCCCTGCTCGGCCAATTCGGACTCTTTTTCGGTCACCATCC
Proteins encoded in this region:
- a CDS encoding helix-turn-helix domain-containing protein, translated to MQGKSFKETGGLLNIHPNTAGQWYKCCRVGSKETLAIAKRGPKNAHYRLTEANDSGSYGGSIQTRFCALNSRFHCSAY
- a CDS encoding transposase, coding for MHHAKKAKRWLPNRAVNAIRKFFLPTYSPELNPDEYLNCDLKSMLHSGEAIRSVNDLKKRTRSCVRALQKKPERVKSYLNATYMRYAA